A DNA window from Bradyrhizobium barranii subsp. barranii contains the following coding sequences:
- a CDS encoding FAD-dependent oxidoreductase, which translates to MTESDTPEHTVRHSVRARCCIVGGGPAGMMLGYLLGRAGIDVVVLEKHADFFRDFRGDTVHPSTLQVMDELGLIDGFLKLPHQRLQMMDGLFGGTPVRIADLRRLRTKYPFIAFMPQWDFLNFLREAGQRFASLKMMMNTEAVDLIRRGETVAGVRAMTPDGPIDIEADLTVACDGRHSTVRERAGLRVEEIGAPMDVLWFRVGRKADETENLFARVEPGKMMVTFDRGDYWQCAYVIAKGQYEAVKVRGLQALLDDVVRMAPILRSGIADVKSFDDVKLLTVAINRLARWTRPGLLLIGDAAHAMSPVGGVGVNLAVQDAVATANLLADKLRQGCPTENELDAVRRRREFPVRMTQRMQMIVQNNIISGALQGSDRPLKVPLVVRLITALPWLQGLPARLIALGVRPEHVQSKAAPAS; encoded by the coding sequence ATGACGGAATCTGATACCCCAGAGCACACCGTGCGTCACTCCGTGAGAGCCCGATGTTGCATCGTCGGCGGCGGGCCGGCCGGCATGATGCTCGGCTATCTCCTGGGACGCGCCGGCATCGATGTCGTGGTGCTGGAGAAGCATGCGGATTTCTTCCGCGACTTTCGCGGCGACACCGTGCATCCCTCGACGCTCCAGGTGATGGACGAGCTCGGCCTGATCGATGGGTTCCTGAAGCTGCCGCACCAGCGCCTGCAGATGATGGACGGCCTGTTTGGCGGGACGCCCGTGCGGATTGCCGATCTCCGCCGGCTGCGCACCAAGTACCCGTTCATTGCCTTCATGCCGCAATGGGACTTCCTGAATTTCCTGCGCGAGGCCGGCCAGCGCTTCGCCTCGCTCAAGATGATGATGAATACGGAAGCCGTCGATCTGATCCGCCGCGGCGAGACCGTCGCCGGCGTGCGTGCGATGACGCCGGATGGGCCGATCGACATCGAAGCCGATCTCACCGTTGCCTGCGATGGCCGGCATTCGACGGTGCGCGAGCGTGCGGGGCTCCGCGTCGAGGAGATCGGCGCGCCGATGGACGTGCTGTGGTTCCGCGTCGGCCGCAAGGCGGACGAGACCGAGAACCTGTTCGCGCGCGTCGAGCCCGGAAAGATGATGGTCACGTTCGACCGCGGCGACTATTGGCAGTGCGCCTATGTCATCGCGAAGGGGCAATACGAGGCGGTGAAGGTGAGGGGATTGCAGGCGCTGCTCGACGACGTCGTGCGCATGGCGCCGATCCTTCGATCCGGCATCGCCGATGTGAAGAGCTTTGACGACGTCAAGCTGCTCACCGTCGCGATCAACCGCCTGGCGCGCTGGACGCGGCCGGGCCTGCTTCTCATCGGCGATGCCGCGCATGCGATGTCGCCGGTCGGCGGCGTCGGCGTCAATCTCGCCGTGCAGGACGCAGTTGCGACCGCCAATTTGCTGGCCGACAAGCTTCGGCAGGGCTGCCCAACCGAGAATGAACTCGATGCCGTGCGCCGGCGCCGCGAATTCCCGGTGAGGATGACGCAGCGCATGCAGATGATCGTGCAGAACAACATCATCAGCGGCGCCCTGCAGGGCAGTGATCGGCCGCTGAAGGTGCCACTGGTCGTGCGCCTGATCACTGCGCTGCCATGGCTCCAGGGTCTTCCGGCGCGCCTGATTGCGCTCGGCGTGCGGCCCGAGCACGTGCAGTCTAAGGCCGCGCCTGCATCGTAG
- a CDS encoding outer membrane protein: MRNKLIAAFACTTALVSTGAASAADLGARYMKAPAYAEPLFNWTGFYVGGHIGGAWTNEQFINNGTGAPFGDLVPGQGYRQRGAGIMGGAQIGYNWQANNYVFGMEGTISGLDNKGTVVNTAFGAADDIFTWRANVLATVVGRAGFAVQNNLFYIKGGYAGVNNRLNVSDTVAPSTGSGGQTHWANGWTVGAGWEYGITRNWIVGLEYNYAAFGSQTYQLGGTSGNYTFDAKPRDIQWAVVRASYKFDAPVIGRY, from the coding sequence ATGCGTAACAAATTGATTGCCGCCTTCGCCTGCACGACCGCTCTGGTTTCGACCGGCGCTGCTTCAGCCGCCGATCTCGGTGCACGCTACATGAAGGCGCCCGCCTATGCGGAGCCGCTGTTCAACTGGACCGGTTTCTATGTCGGCGGCCATATCGGTGGCGCATGGACCAACGAGCAGTTCATCAATAACGGGACCGGCGCGCCGTTCGGCGATCTCGTTCCGGGCCAGGGCTATCGTCAGCGTGGCGCCGGCATCATGGGCGGCGCCCAGATCGGCTACAACTGGCAGGCCAACAACTACGTGTTCGGCATGGAAGGCACGATCTCCGGCCTCGACAACAAGGGTACGGTCGTCAACACCGCCTTCGGCGCCGCTGACGACATCTTCACCTGGCGTGCCAACGTGCTCGCGACCGTCGTCGGCCGCGCGGGCTTCGCCGTGCAGAACAATTTGTTCTACATCAAGGGCGGCTATGCCGGCGTGAACAACCGTCTCAACGTCAGCGACACCGTTGCGCCCTCGACGGGATCGGGCGGTCAGACCCATTGGGCCAACGGCTGGACCGTGGGCGCCGGCTGGGAATACGGCATCACCCGCAATTGGATCGTCGGCCTCGAATACAACTACGCGGCCTTCGGCAGCCAGACCTATCAGCTCGGCGGCACCTCGGGTAACTACACCTTCGATGCCAAGCCGCGCGACATCCAGTGGGCCGTCGTGCGCGCGAGCTACAAGTTCGACGCACCGGTCATCGGGCGCTACTGA
- a CDS encoding SDR family NAD(P)-dependent oxidoreductase, producing the protein MTSNRFDLRGKVAIVTGGNGGIGLGLAHGLADAGADIAVVARNETKSAAAVADLRERGVKAIAVTTDVTDKAAVAAMIDRVVKELGRIDILINNAGMSIRKPPHELELDEWNKVIDTNLTSAFVCSKLAYPALKASGNGKVINIGSMMSIFGASFATAYAASKGGIVQYTRACANAWAPDNIQVNAILPGWIDTDLTRGARQQVSGLHERVLARTPAGRWGDIDDFAGIAVFLASSASNFVTGTAIPVDGGFSVMA; encoded by the coding sequence ATGACATCCAACCGGTTCGATCTCCGCGGCAAAGTCGCGATCGTCACAGGGGGCAATGGCGGCATCGGTCTTGGCCTCGCCCACGGACTCGCCGACGCCGGCGCCGATATCGCCGTGGTCGCACGTAACGAAACCAAGTCGGCCGCTGCCGTTGCCGATCTCAGAGAGCGCGGCGTGAAGGCGATTGCCGTCACCACCGACGTCACCGACAAGGCGGCGGTCGCGGCCATGATCGACCGCGTCGTCAAGGAGCTCGGCCGGATCGACATCCTCATCAACAATGCCGGCATGAGCATCCGCAAGCCGCCGCACGAGCTCGAGCTCGACGAGTGGAACAAGGTGATCGACACCAACCTCACCAGCGCCTTCGTGTGCTCGAAGCTGGCCTATCCGGCGCTGAAGGCGTCGGGCAACGGCAAGGTGATCAATATCGGCTCGATGATGTCGATCTTCGGCGCGAGCTTCGCCACCGCCTATGCGGCAAGCAAGGGCGGCATCGTGCAGTACACGCGCGCGTGCGCCAATGCGTGGGCGCCCGACAACATCCAGGTCAACGCCATCCTGCCGGGTTGGATCGACACGGACCTGACGCGCGGCGCGCGGCAGCAGGTCTCGGGACTGCATGAGCGCGTGCTGGCGCGCACGCCCGCGGGACGCTGGGGCGATATCGACGACTTCGCCGGCATCGCCGTGTTCCTCGCCTCGTCCGCCTCGAACTTCGTCACGGGCACTGCGATCCCCGTCGACGGTGGATTCTCCGTGATGGCGTAA